The Halorussus gelatinilyticus genome contains the following window.
CCGCGAGAGCGACGCTGACGTCGCCCTCCAGACCGGCGACCTGCTCCACTACGACCTGCCGACTCCGACCTACTTCGTCGCGGGCAACAACGAGGACTTCGACGTCATCGACGCGCTCCGCCGCGGCGAGGACTCAGCGCCCGCCGAAGATTCAGTGCATGGCGAAGGCCTAGCGCCCGCCGACTCGTCGGCGGGCGCGACGGTCCGGAACGCCACCCTCCTCGCCAGTTCGGTCGCCGAAGTCGAGGGCCTGCGCGTGGCGGGCCTGTCGGGCAACTACGCGCCGACCAAGTACGACGAGGCCCGCGCGGACCTCACGGGCGAGCGCCGCCGCCACTTCGTCCGCGAGGACGTCGCACGCCTGAAGCGGGTCGAGGACGTGGACGTGTTGCTCACCCACGAAGCGCCGCACGGTCTCGTCTACTACGGCTACGACGCCGGGTGCGAGCGAATCGACGAACTGCTGGACGCGCTGGAACCGGACCTCTGTCTAGTCGGCCACCACGAGCGCCACGTCGAAGCGACCTACGGCGACACGCGAGCCGTGAGCCTCGCGCCCGCGTGGGAACGGTACTACGAACTCGACCCCGAGACGCTCGAACTCTCCGACCGGGCGACGCCGACCGAGTGACCGATTCGCGGCGAACGCCTCCGTTCGACCGCGAACGAGCGACTGCCAGCCAACCACCTTTATACCGTCGGGCGTACCAAGCATGCGCTATGACGGAAATTCACCCGCATCAGCGGGTCGCCGTTCTCGCGGACGCTCAAAACCTCTATCATACTGCTCAAAGCGTCTACAGTCGGAACATCGACTACTCGGCGCTGTTGGAGAAGTCGGTGCAGGACCGCGAACTGACGCGGGCTATCGCCTACGTCATTCAGGCCGACAGCCCCGACGAGGAG
Protein-coding sequences here:
- a CDS encoding metallophosphoesterase family protein, giving the protein MLVLGDAHADDPDRRRALLAAYRESDADVALQTGDLLHYDLPTPTYFVAGNNEDFDVIDALRRGEDSAPAEDSVHGEGLAPADSSAGATVRNATLLASSVAEVEGLRVAGLSGNYAPTKYDEARADLTGERRRHFVREDVARLKRVEDVDVLLTHEAPHGLVYYGYDAGCERIDELLDALEPDLCLVGHHERHVEATYGDTRAVSLAPAWERYYELDPETLELSDRATPTE